In Apium graveolens cultivar Ventura chromosome 10, ASM990537v1, whole genome shotgun sequence, the following are encoded in one genomic region:
- the LOC141689173 gene encoding uncharacterized protein LOC141689173, translating into MWDYPLFLNRVFLFPSQFFFLSRIINITYFVFCFVSAAKEINEDNVPLVEETARMKKARLAGLDTRGKATEPIFLRKHKEPMGEASTEGAEGHNAPITAAAPAAAATGAFQPLWGFRRGDTVVGSTKHAWDWSYHSVTPKDFTDVVATPDLERIKLMGAQSLASSNAYFQGAVRQAESWKRASDKADNALRRQQKKYATLEKKLKRKEEELGESNAELVVLRAEKDKAIDNYLDSEEFAQSMRIRDDSVFPEFFRTGWDTALGTVNEACPDINPADYICPDDEALLQRFRTRVVVSDHVPQDPLLPPPESSSRPAEDDSSSSSETTETSSESGEDDDMDAEGTSAP; encoded by the exons atgtgggactatcctctgtttctcaacagggtatttctcttcccttctcaatttttctttctttcacgcattattaacatcacttattttgtcttttgctttgtttcagctgctaaggagattaacgaggacaatgtccccttggtcgaggaaacagctaggatgaagaaagctcggttagcaggcctagacacccgaggaaaggcgacagagcctatcttcttgagaaagcacaaggagcctatgggggaggccTCAACTGAAGGAGccgagggccataatgctcctatcactgctgctgcccctgctgctgctgctacaggcgcctttcagcctctctggggattccgccgaggggataccgtggttggttccacgaagcatgcttgggattggtcctaccatagcgtgactccaaaggactttactgatgtagTGGCCActcctgaccttgagaggattaagctcatgggagcccaatctctggcttcg tctaacgcctactttcaaggcgctgtgaggcaagccgaatcatggaagcgggcttctgataaggccgataacgccctcaggaggcagcagaagaagtatgctaccctggagaagaagctcaagcgcaaggaggaagaactcggagagtctaacgccgagctggtggtacttcgggcggagaaggataaagctatagacaattatctggactcggaggagtttgcccaatccatgaggattagggatgattcagtctttcccgagttttttaggactggttgggacacggcccttgggaccgtgaacgaggcttgtcctgatattaacccggcggactacatctgccctgacgatgaggctttgctacagaggtttcgtacccgagtagtcgtctcggatcatgttcctcaggatccacttcttcctcctcccgagtcctCTTCCAGACCcgctgaggatgacagctcttcctcctccgagacgacggagacatctagcgagagcggagaagacgatgatatggacgccgagggcacctcagctccttag